gcagagggtgagaacaggggggctgggagctcagacgcctgggttctctccagctctgggcggggagtgggtctgggggagttggaggggtgggagctgcagcctgggcccTGGGTTCTCTCTCCAGAGTATGGGGTATTGCAGGTGAGGGAGAATGGATGGACCCCAAGGAGGAACCAGGGCTAGACCCGTTCCCCATGGGGGGGTGAAATTACCATGGCAACGCCAGGCTTCCTTCCTGGGCTCCATCTGGTTCCCGTGGTGATACATCCCAGATCCTCTGTgtaccaccccaccccccaacctgtcCAGGATCAGGCCATGACTCATCGCTGCAGCAGCACTCGCCCACTCGGGTGCAGCTGGCTCttggtggggttgtgggggctgctCGTCTGGTGCTGAGATGCAGCCTGCTCTGGGGAGGAACAGCAGGGACCAGAATGGGCATGAGGAAGGGGCCGCAGCCCCAGGATCCTAGAATAGGCGTGGGAAAGGGGCCccagcactgaaatgcagccagctttGCAGGGGAAGACGTGGAGGAACAGCTGCCTCTACCACGCCTGCAGAGGTCTTACCTGGCacagagatgcagccagctctggggtggagcagtggaGAACAGCTACATATAGCATCCTTGGGTAGAGATGCAGACCACTCTGGTGTGGAGCAGCAGCACACAATGCAGCCGGGCTGGGCTTACtgagtgctgagatgcagctggttcTGGGGTAAAACAGCCACATATAGCAcgggagtcatagattcatagatgctagggtcggaagggactgcaacagatcattgagtccgaccccctgcctaggcagggaagagtactggggtcaaatgaccccagccagatgcctatccagccttctcttaaagaccccagggcaggggagagcaccagatactggcaacccttactgtgaagaagtttttcctgatgtctagcctaaatctgctctctgtcagtttgtgaccattgttctctGTCAGCCCACACTGTGCTacggccagctctggggtgggggctctgggaacagctgcaTATAACATGCCCAGAGAGGGCTCACCTGTacagagatgcagccagctctggggtggggcaacAGCTGAGTATAACACTGCATGGAGTGAGGAGGGGATACAGTCAGCTCTGGGGTGGGCCACGGCCtagcctgctccaccccagaggcagctgcgcggccagccccagcacccagctccGGGAGGGAGCGCTGGACTGTGGCCACTTTGTGGTGGGGGGAGCGAGTTGGCAGCGCCTGGCACGCCAGGAATGCTCTGGGGAAGGAATCCGTGAGGGATGGGACAAGGGACggggtcctggctggggaaacGCAGGCCCAGCCGCTGTCTGCTGGGGACCGCGTCCAGGCTCACAGGACCCCCTAGCTCTAAGACCCCAGCCCTCACTTCCCAGACCTggagaaaacccaggtgtccaggctctcaCCCCCCAGCGCCTGCCCCCCTCTCGGGCTCCCCGCTCAgtgctctgccccccccagctcccctcccctccccaagaggggaggggacccatccccggctgctgccacccccgggAGGCAGGCACCGGCAGCAGCCAATGGCGCGTGGCATCCACGGGTGGGCACCATGGGCTCCCCCCCACAGTCCTGGCATCCCCTCCCCGGGCACccagcttgccctgccctgccctgccctgcctggcctcggagcggagcggagcccaCCACGGACCAGCCGGTACCCCCCTGCCCCACGGGCCCCCCCGTCCTGAGGACCCccgcagggagggaagggggagctgggtTTCACCCCACAGctaggagggaacccaggtgtccaggctcccagtcaCCCCTGTGGTGACCCCCGAGACCCCCACTCTAGCTGCCACTTCCagaccccactcctctcccagggAACGCAGgcacccagcctccccccacgCCCCACCCaggggacccaggcgtccgggctcccagcctcccGCCTCCGCtccactgctcttcctccccGAGCCCTGCTCCCCGGCTGGGGGCGCCGGGCCAGGCGGCTCCTGCCACACTGATGCTGGCGCCACCAGGAGGTCCCCAAGGGGGGCCCGGACCCCTGGGTGATCtccagcactaggaggggagttgggcctgggaggggggagagcaggggaaccGGGACCCGGGCGCCTGGCTCTGTCCTCCCTGGGACGAGAGCggggcatggggggctctccGCAGCTTTGGGAGGGCGAGAAGGGGcctggggcttgcagcaggggaGACGGGGGCAGGGGCGCTGGGCCGGCAGGGCTCCAGGGGATTACGAGCCTGGCTGACATTTCCTCTCCTGACACAAAACCTTTCAATCCTCCCAGATCCTGTTGATCTCCCCAGCAAAgcgtggggcggggggcagtgccAGCACTAGTGCCgaaaggctcccagccccccgcgGCAGCGGCGACGGCCCCAGAGCGCTGGCTCCCCGGAGCTGGGGgaccccaggcgtccgggctcccgacggggggagaggggaggcggCTGGGTCGTGTCCCCAACCCAGGGGGGCGCAGACTgcgcgggggggggcaggggcggtgGGTCAGAGCCGCGCGGCGCCCGCGCACCTGGCTTCTCTCAGGGCTGTGCCGGGGCGCCTCGCTGGCACCCGGGGCAGACGAGGGAGTGCATGAATCGGGACGATCTACCCCTGAAGGGTTAAAgtgggcacccccaccccaccccctggagcgGCCCCGCAGGGGGACGTGGCCGGCACCATGGCTCGGCTCGCTCGCTCGCGGGGTCAGGCCAGCGCCCAGTGCTCAATGGCCTGGCTTGTGTCAGGccagggggcgggggcgggccgCCAACAATAGCGGCCTGTGTTCCTCGCCGCGGGTGTTTGCCTTGCCCTGGCGCCGCGCCCCCGTGTCCCCGGCCTGGCGCTCGCCTTGTGCCCGGCACCGACTGGGACCCGGGCGCCTGGCGTCCTCAGCGCCCATCTTGCTTTAGGAGGGGTCTATGGGGCCAACTCTAGCTCAGGCTTCAGAGGTTTGGGGAGccgccatggggcaggggctgcaatgACTCTAGGACTAGGCCCTAAAAAGCCTTCCTAGAGTAGGCCCATAGAGACCTCCCTGTGCTGAGCTGTTGTGAAGGCTGCTCAAGGACCAGGCCTTCAAACCCTGGCTAGAGTAGGCCCAATAGACACCATcactgcctgctgccatggcaacgaCTGGAGGACCAGGCCTTCAAACCCTGGCTAGAGTAGGCCCAATAGACACCATAACTGACCACTGTCATGGCCACAATGCAAGGCCCATGCCTTGAAAGCCTGGCTACCCCCTATCATGGCAACAACTCGGTGTCTGGGCCTTCCCGCCCCAGCTAGAGTAGGTTCAAACCCCTGCCCTGGTGGTGGCGGGGGGCAGACAGAATTCATATGGGAAATTTTTGGTGCTGAAAAGCCCAAACTTCTAAATTTTCCGCAACACAAAGCGCCCCCCCCGCCACTTCCTGAGCTGTTGGCTCAACCAGAGACAAAATCTGGGCTGTAACAAAGCAAAAAGAGATAGTTTCGGCAACAGCCGTATTTATCCGCAATTTCTGAGTGCTGGATTGCaaaggtcgggggggggggggtcacatgtGAATGATACGGGATATAgatttaataataaaataggTATTTTAAGAATAGAAATGTAATACTTCAATCTAAGATGAAACAACAAGGGCATAGAACTAGGGTAAGATTGTATTAATAATTTAATGCAGTGCTGTATTGTACTGTAGCTAATATACCTCAGTTTTACCGAAACACAGTATTTTCCCCTTCTGGCAGCTAATTGGATGTGGCTGAATAAAAAAAGACCCAGAATAGCTTAAATGGTTCATTTTGACTTGTTTCCTGGTTTctatcccagctctggggggaggggagagcctgGGAGCCGGGACAGCTGGGGTCTCTGGTCACATTTAAGAAGGGAGCGGGGATGGGGGTTAGAGGCCAGGGAagccggacgcctgggttcaGTCTCTGCcttgggaggggagtggagccAAGGCTGGGGGGAATGAGAGCCCGGACACCTGTCTTCTATCCCCACTCCACAGTTAAtttggggtgggtgtgtgtgtacgGGTGTCTGTGTGGTAGCCAAGGCTTGAGAGAGCCCCTGGCTTGAGACAGAAACCCCCTGGCTTGAGAGAGAGCAGGGGGACTGGGAGCCCTCAAACCAACGTCCTggcccccactcccttcccagagcagggagggaacccgggctcccagcctcacccacagtcccccagacTCCTACCGGGGGGGGTATTGGTGAACTTTGTTGCTTCATGTGTGAATGTATTCTGGATGGCTCggttatgtgcatgtgtgcgccccggatgcctgggttgtgtgcatgtgcgcgcCCCGGATTCCTGGGTTCTGTGCACAACATGTATGAGATaccctgggttctgtgtgtgcattCACgtgcatcctggatgcctgggctctgtgtgcgtgtgggggtgtgcgtcccggacacctgggttctgtggtTCTGTGGGTGTGCGCGCACACTTgcatgtcccagatgcctggggtcTCTGTGTCCCCTGCCCCATTCTTGCTTCCTACTCTCCATTCACgccctccctcttctctctccccagctctcACCTTCTCTCCTGCCCGCCTTGCCTCGGTCTCAGCCAACCATGACACTCACCATGGCTCTCTCGCTCCTCTGGGTCCTCCTTGAAGGTaccatcccctccacagcaccTTGGCCTTCACATCCTCTCCATCCAGGCCCGGGTGTTTTCAAACACCCCAGCCATGAGCCAGGGAACAGGAAACTGGCTGGACAATAGAAGGACATCATTCAGTCTGGAAGGAGCTGAGTCTCCAGAtaggctgggctgccccagtaGGATGGTCCTACTGGTTTGACTGGGTCTGCATTGGTCAGGGTCAGCTACAGGGCATGATGGTCGAGACCAGGCtgagggacagcagggatcagagccagagagagagagagagagagagcaagaaaggatggatggagggagggaggactaGGAGAATGGCTGGGTGGATGGATAGAGGACTAGGAGGGCAGATGAATGTGTGGATGTCCAGAAAGACAAACACATGCACAGTAACAACCCCCAGTTCAGATCTTGCCCTTCCACCCCAAAGCTCTGACCAGGGAAGGGCCTGGCAGAGGGGCATGAGACAGACCCAGGCATACCCCTGacttcctccctcccccgcaGGTGTGGCAGGCGGACACTGGGGCGCCTGGATGCCCCTGCATATCTCGGCTTTCGAGGGCACATGCGTGGCGGTGCCCTGCCGCTTCGACTTCCCTGAGGAGCTGCGTCCGGCCACCGTGCATGGGCTCTGGTACTACAACAGCCCCTACCCCAAGAACTACCCCCCTGTGGTGTTCAAGTCCCGCACCAGCATTGTGCACGAGAGCTTCCAGGGCCGCACACGCCTGCTGGGTGACCTCCAGACTCACAACTGCTCACTGCTCATCACCCacctcagccctgagctggctggCAAGTACTACTTCCGAGCCGACCTGGGCGGCTACAACCAGTACACCTACTCCGACCACAGCAACCTGGAGATCGTCAGTGAGTGCCACCAATGCCGCGGGGCTGGGGAGGCCAGAAGGGGGAATGGATCACTAGGGGTGGAGGGATCCACTAGAGGGTACTAGAAGGAGGGAATGAATCACtagtgggtgggagaggggaatctACCACTAGGGGGCACTAGAAGTGGGTAatgctggggtgggcaattattttgggcggagggccacttactgatttttggcaagccatggagggccgcatgacaggcagccaggggcagataaatattaattttctaattttttaggggccctgcgggctggacagaatggcctggtgggctgcatctggcccccgggccaaattttgcccacccctggggtaaTGGATCACTAGAGAGTGGAAGAGGGAGGATCTATGACTAAGGGGCAGTAGAAGGCGGGGTTGGATcactgaggggagggggaatctaCCACTAGGGGGCAGTAGAAGGTGGTAGAGGATCACTAGAAGGTGGGAGACCCCGGAATCTATCACTAAGGGGGCAGTAGAAAGGGGTAATGGTTCACTAGGTGGTGGTAGGAGGGGATCCACCACTAAGGAGCTGTAGAAGGGGGTAATGGATCACTAAGGGGTGGGGAGAATCTACAACTCGGGGGCGGTAGAAAGGGGTAATGGATCACTAGGGGGTGGTAGGAGGGGATCTACCACTAGGGGGTGCTTGGGGTAGGTAAAGGACATCCCGGGCTGACACAGCACCtgggtcccctccctgcccagaccCCTGGGTTCTCTCCATGCTCTGCGAgaagtggggtggtggggggggggggggggggggcggattgGGGCCCGGTGTGTTCCCATGCACCCAGACACCTGGCTTCACGGCCCATCCCCCCCTCCAGACAAGCCGACCATCATGGTGCCGccggtggtggtggagggggcagaggtggagcTGCGCTGCCTGGTGCCCGACAACTGCCCCGAGATGCGCCCGGTGGTGACGTGGCAGGGCCACGAGGAGCTGGCAGAGCAGACGGTGCAGGCCCGGCTCGAGGAGACCGATGGCAACTGGACCCAAATGTCCGGGGTGCGGTTCCTGCCCAGCCGCCGGGACCACGGCCGCACCCTGGCCTGCCGTGTGACCTACACCAACACCACCTTCGAGTTCGAGGACCGTGCCACCCTTGACGTCAAGTGTGAGCCTGGATGCTGGGGTTCCCTCCCaggggagccaggacacctgggttctaccatggggttggggtggggggaacaccAGAGATCCCACCTGGGGTTGGGgtggagccaggacacctgggtctcctcaccctgctctgggaggggaaCGTGGCCTAGCAGAgaagcccggatgcctgggttctccccagctctgagaaaagggggggggtgggggttagaggaggaggaggggctgaaagcccagatgcctgggatcTCTCCTGGtaagaggaggaggggtggggagcctggacacctgggtcctctccTGGCTCTGGGTGGGCAATGGGGCTGAGGGGTTAGAGCGAGGTGGGGCCTGTCCCCCATATGCCTGGGTTCCCCCCCGCATATAGAGGGGGAGACGGGCCTAGCAGGGCACTTGGGTTCTGCTGCAGCTCTAGCACCTGGGTCTGGGTAAAAATCAGAGGCTGGGGGGTCAAGAGCATGAGGGACGGATGGCCTGGTatccggacacctgggtcctccccaaccctaacccctgaccccttctccccctcctctctcccctgcagaTGAGCCGCACATTGTGGAGATGACAGACTCACTGGAGGCCACGGAGGGGGCGTCTGTGGTGCTGGCATGCACAGCTGATGCCAGCCCAGTGGCGCTGCTGACTTGGGCGCAGGGTGCGGCAGTGCTGGCCGAGGAGCCAGGCACGCATCTGGAGCTGCAGCTCTACAATGTCACCCCCGCCCACGATGGCATCTACACCTGCGTGGCTGAGAACGTCCATGGCCGCGCCAACCGCTCCCTCGGCCTCACCGTGTTCTGTGAGTGTCCCTGCGCCCAGGCGCCGGGATtctctgcagggtgggggctggagtggggtggttagagcagtgaggactgggtcccatcctcccccaaccctgcagatGCTCCACGGCCGCCTGTGATCAATGCCTCGGGGGTGGCAGTGGAGGGGGAGCCCGTGACCATTGCATGCAGCACGGAGAGCAACCCCGAGCCCATTCTCAGCCTGCTGAAGGAGCGACGTGTGCTGGCCACGGCTGTTTATGAGCGGCAGCTGGCGCTGGACCTCCCCAGCGTCACCCACGAGGATGACGGCGAGTACTGGTGTGTAGCTGAGAACCAGTATGGGCAGCAGGCCACCGCCTTCAACCTCACCGTGGAGTGTGAGTCACCCGTGCCCACCCACCTAGGTTGTGGGGGGGAAAACAGTGGGTCCCTATGGGTGTCCTCTGCAGCCATTCCACCCCAGAACCAGCCGCATGGTGGCACTGAACAAGTCTTCCTGCCAGACTGTTATAAGTAGCTGCTCCTCACCTGCCCAGGCTGAAAGCTGGCTGTATCGCAAGCCCTCCTCAGGCTGTTATATACCGCCATCCCCGGGActtggctgcatttcagcaccaACCTATACAGTGCTATACACAGCTGTTCCTCAGatgtcccaccccagagctgacTGCATCTTAACCTCAAGCAACCTATAGCTGtttcccaccccagagctggctgcatctcagcactaAACAACCTAGTGTTATACTCAGCCGTTCCCCAGCTGTCCTGTCCCACCGCAGAGCTGGCCACATCATGGCCCCAAGCAACCTGTAATGTTAAATGGATCTGTTCCTCAGtcgccccaccccagagctggctgcatctcagcaccACACAACTTCTGTGTTGTTATACTCAGCCATTCCCCAGCTGTCCTACCCCAGAGCTGGCCACAGCATGGCCCCAAGCAACCTGTAATGTTATATGGATCTGTTCCTCAGTTGCCCCACCcaagagctggctgcatctcagccctgAACCCCCTGCCTAGAGCTGTTgattgccacccccacccctgtaactGACCAGCCATGTtccaccccccccgcccacaGTCACACCGATAATCCTGCCGGAGTCGCGGTGTACGGCTGGGCGGGACACGGTCCAGTGCATCTGCGCTGTCAAGGCCAACCCCGAGGCGGCTGTGACCTTCGAGCTGCCCACACGCAATGTGAGCCTCAACGAGAGCGCACGGGAGGTGGCCCAGACAGAGCGGGCTGGCTATGCCCTCACCAGCATCCTCACGCTGCGTGGCGAGCTCGACTCCCAGCTCTATGTGCTGTGCGCTGCCCGCAATGCCCACGGTGCCCGCCGCCGCCAGCTGCACTTCCACCACGCCAGTGAGTGCCCCTGCAATACCCCTGGGTTCTGGGCAGCAGCCCTACAGTGCCCTGTACTGGGCCAGCCCGCCCAGCACTTCTGCCTCTAACTTCTCCCTCTCTGGCTCTCTACAGACAGCCTCATGTGGGCCAAGGTGGGGCCGGTGGGGGCCGTGGTGGCCTTCGCCATCCTCATCGCCATCGTTTGTTACATCAGCCAGACCCGCAAGAAGTAAGTCCCCAACCCTGCAACTGTCCCGTCCTCTCCCCCACTCTGCTGTGAAAGAAAAGCACCCAATATTGGAATTTAAGGACAATTTTGGGGCAGGAAAAGCAGTACGATTCTTCACATTCCCCTCCAAGCCAGGCATTTTGAAGGCTTTTCTGACAAAAACACCACTGAAGCGGTGATCGCACTGTCCTGGTCTCACAGAAACCGTTCTAGTAACAATGACACAAATACAGAAGCACTGAGTCGCCCCAATGCTTCCATCATATAGCTCATCCCAAGCCTATTCCCATTTCACAGACAGGAGAAGGGGAGCAGTGTCTTCaatctaggccagtggttttcagcctgcgGTTCGCACACCCCAGGGCGTTCGCAGGCTACATCCAAGGGGTTCACGAAAGATGATTGTGCActatcagaagtatgtgaatacccacacttaccatttcaaggggtctgcacctccattccaaATTTTCTAGGggcctgcaaatgaaaaaaggttgaaaataaGTGCTCTAGGGCCATAGTCATGTGATCAATGCTGTTGTAAGAAAATGCAGTGAATCTAAAAAGTGTTTCATTATTATCCATGATAGTAATACAATACATTCGTCGTATTATAACAAATTGTATTATGTTACATTTATATTGCACTGCACTGGTTTTGGGACAAGCTGACTGGTAAGTTATATCTAAACCAACACAAGGCAATGCGTCATAGCATTATGTAACACAATACAATAGAAAGTAGCTTGTAATctaatttttaaacaaatatgtgATGCTATTGCAAGATGATTTATATACCATAACATGCCATGTCATATTCTTCCAGCCTAAACTGATCTACAATCTATAATCTATATTATGTCTACAATATGATGtgattatataatatataaataagcTAGTAATCACATCTCATCATGTATCAATTTACGTTAGATTATAAAATGATTTCTACTGTATTATGTTACCTTACATTGCCATTGGTTTGGTTCTATATAAATTGGCTTGTAATTCTACCATAATGTAATATAAGGTAAtgtaatattttacatttatatgCATATTATGTTATATTATGTTATACAATATTATACTGTTAGATTATGTTATATTGCATTATATAACAACATAATGTCATATAATATATATGATGTTACATTATATTACGTTATATTAcataatataatgtaatataatggAATGTAATAACATAACATGACATAGGTTTTATAGATAATATAATGGGATGTAATACAATGTGacataatataatacaatataacaATGTAATATAATGGAATGTAACATAGTGAAATGTAATATAATTCAAGCTGATGAATATACATATCTAAACCAATGTAATGCAATATAATACAACATCACGTAAACCAGTATGTGATGCAATGACCAGTTGATTTATGTATCATAATTGCACCACATCATATATCAGTTTAGATTAGATTATAGGATGATTTATTACAgatattatgttatagcctatgGCACTGCACTGGTTGAGAGAGATGCATCAGCTTGTTATGATCTATTCTATTCTCTTCTGTTCTGCTCTTCACACACAGCTGCAGCTCGACGTGCCGTCCCTGGAATTATATTGTATTGTGTTAGTTTCCAGCCACGGCATATCGATCCGCAGCTACTTCTGAACGTTATCACACCACATCACACTCAGCATTACTGGATGCTCTAGGTGTGACAGAGCTGAGACTAGAACCCAGGTGTCACCCCTCACCGCTCCGCGCGGGTAGGCCCCTGCAGGCAGTGGGTGCTTGCAGCCCCATCACGTTGTGTCTCATCCTCCAGGAAGAGCGTGAATGAGAGCTCCAGCTTCGTCCAGACCGAGAACCCACCCGTGGTCTACAGCGGGGACCTGCGGCCCAGCCTGCACAAGTCCGAGGTGCGGGTGCAGGCGGGGATGGATGGACAAGGGTGTGGGAGAGTGGCACATGGGTGGATGGATTAGAAGGTTATAgagggatggatggacagatggatggatggtgGATGGACGGATATAGAGATGGGTGGGTGGTTACagagatggatggatagatggacaGACTGATGAGACTGCCCCTCCAACCCACCTGTGGGTGCCCAATCCCCGACTTACCCACTCATTGGATAAGGACGGGGCAGGGGTCTTCCCCCTCTGGACACCACCAGCCCAATCTGAACCTAATCCAGGGACGCTGGCTGtttcgggggggaggggtgtgacaCTGGGATTTTCCCTCCATCCCGCTCCCCCCAGATGCCCCCCATGACCCTCTCCCTTCTCCGCCAGTCCAAGGAGATCTGCTCCCTGGAGAGCCACTGACCCGGGGTGGTGAGTAGGGACCCCCGTGTCCACCCCAGCCTGTGTCAGATCCCCGCCCCGCTAGGGGTCACtgcactgctcccacccccacccccctgcgcTGTGGCTGTCCTGTgtctgtgctgcagaggggggCCCCAATCCTGGGCCTGGGATGGGGGGTGCATGGTGGGTGTCTGTGCCTGGCTGGTCCCCCCATGTGCCTGTCTGCTGCCTCCATGCCATGTCATCTCTGTGGGGCCCCCACCCATGGGGGGGATGCGGGAATAGGGGGGCATCCCCCAAGTCtgccccaggtggtggtggggaatttCCAGGGGTTTAACCCTATAACACCCAGCAGTAGTGGGGGAGAGGGTCCGCACTATGGGTTAACTCTTTAATGCCCAGCAATGGGGGGGTGCCCACCCCATGTGGGCTAACCATTTAATGCCTGGGGGGGTCTCCGGGTTAAGCACATCCTAGCCAATTAACCCTATAATGTCCAGTGGCCCATTAACCCTTTAatgcccagaggcagggagccccCACCGCTGTGGGTTAACCACTGCCTTTAATAGGCAGTGACCCAGAAGCCTCAGCCAGTGGACTATACTGTCcactggctgcccccacccccacaggttAACCCTTTAATGCCCAGTGGCCAAGTGTGAAAGGTTAACCTTCTAatgcccagcagcatggagacctAAGAGTTAACCCTGTTGTGCCCAGCAGCACAAAGACTCCCCGGCCTGTgctgaccccttccctcccccctggcccCTGTGCTCTCCCCCGCAGTTTGGGTGGCACCCGGCCTCCGACAAACGCCTGCTGAGCAAGCGTGAGGGCTCTCTGGACCTGGATGTGGACTACGCCAACATCGACTTCGCCAAGCTGAGCACCAAGGACAGCTACACCCTGACCGAGGAGCTGGCCGAGTATGCTGAGATTCGTGTCAAGTGAGCTCTGCCCCTGCCGGGAGGCCACACCCAGCAACAAAGaccccctccacccactgccAGATCCACACAGTGACAGGCCATGCTCATTGCCCCTGTCAGGCCACACCCATTGCTGcaggccccacccacccactgccgGGCTATGCCCACTGACATAAACTGCCCCCCCGCCCTCTCAGGGACAGGCCACTCCTGTTATCACAGACTGCCCTTGACACCCACCATCATGGCCCCTTCCCATCCGGCCTGGCCACGTCCTctattccctcccagcccctccctctgccatgGAGGCAGGACACACGCCCACGGACACATGGAAGACAGAGGTCGACAGCCCACACAGAGCTTGGCCACACCTCCCTGTGCAGACCACGCCGCCTGCCATAGGAAATCAAGACCCCATGAGCCTGTCCACACCTGCTGAATAGACATTCCTGGTCATGGCCATCAGGCATCCCAGCGACGGGAGGGACCTCTTCATTTCCCCCATCTCCGTGATTCAAGCTACCTGTCTCCAGACGCAGCTGCAAATGGATCTAATCCCAGGGTGGGGACAGAGCGGGAGCTGGTTTTCCACAGCCTCTCCCAGCATCGTCATCCTTCCACGCATCTTTCCCAGTCCTACCAGcatgctgtgcctcagtttccccattgcaACCTCCATCCAGGggctcttccttccttcttccagCTCCCACTGGGCCAGCTTGAGCCAACGGACCTTGCAATACCTTCCATCCTAGAAAGTCAAGCAACTGGTTAGCTCTCTCTGCTGGACCCCAGTAGCCACTTCTCTGTTCCCCACCCACAACcctccagatccagccccctcccccttttatTTTGCATTGAAGTAGCTTTGTCTAAAGATTAACATCACTTACAGCAATCCCCAGCCAGGAAGGGACCCATATAGTGGTCCAGATGGCCCTCTCATACAAAGGCATCCCGCCATTATTACTTG
This sequence is a window from Alligator mississippiensis isolate rAllMis1 chromosome 15, rAllMis1, whole genome shotgun sequence. Protein-coding genes within it:
- the MAG gene encoding myelin-associated glycoprotein isoform X1, whose protein sequence is MGSPPQSWHPLPGHPACPALPCPAWPRSGAEPTTDQPLSPSLLPALPRSQPTMTLTMALSLLWVLLEGVAGGHWGAWMPLHISAFEGTCVAVPCRFDFPEELRPATVHGLWYYNSPYPKNYPPVVFKSRTSIVHESFQGRTRLLGDLQTHNCSLLITHLSPELAGKYYFRADLGGYNQYTYSDHSNLEIVNKPTIMVPPVVVEGAEVELRCLVPDNCPEMRPVVTWQGHEELAEQTVQARLEETDGNWTQMSGVRFLPSRRDHGRTLACRVTYTNTTFEFEDRATLDVKYEPHIVEMTDSLEATEGASVVLACTADASPVALLTWAQGAAVLAEEPGTHLELQLYNVTPAHDGIYTCVAENVHGRANRSLGLTVFYAPRPPVINASGVAVEGEPVTIACSTESNPEPILSLLKERRVLATAVYERQLALDLPSVTHEDDGEYWCVAENQYGQQATAFNLTVEFTPIILPESRCTAGRDTVQCICAVKANPEAAVTFELPTRNVSLNESAREVAQTERAGYALTSILTLRGELDSQLYVLCAARNAHGARRRQLHFHHANSLMWAKVGPVGAVVAFAILIAIVCYISQTRKKKSVNESSSFVQTENPPVVYSGDLRPSLHKSEFGWHPASDKRLLSKREGSLDLDVDYANIDFAKLSTKDSYTLTEELAEYAEIRVK
- the MAG gene encoding myelin-associated glycoprotein isoform X2, with translation MGSPPQSWHPLPGHPACPALPCPAWPRSGAEPTTDQPLSPSLLPALPRSQPTMTLTMALSLLWVLLEGVAGGHWGAWMPLHISAFEGTCVAVPCRFDFPEELRPATVHGLWYYNSPYPKNYPPVVFKSRTSIVHESFQGRTRLLGDLQTHNCSLLITHLSPELAGKYYFRADLGGYNQYTYSDHSNLEIVNKPTIMVPPVVVEGAEVELRCLVPDNCPEMRPVVTWQGHEELAEQTVQARLEETDGNWTQMSGVRFLPSRRDHGRTLACRVTYTNTTFEFEDRATLDVKYEPHIVEMTDSLEATEGASVVLACTADASPVALLTWAQGAAVLAEEPGTHLELQLYNVTPAHDGIYTCVAENVHGRANRSLGLTVFYAPRPPVINASGVAVEGEPVTIACSTESNPEPILSLLKERRVLATAVYERQLALDLPSVTHEDDGEYWCVAENQYGQQATAFNLTVEFTPIILPESRCTAGRDTVQCICAVKANPEAAVTFELPTRNVSLNESAREVAQTERAGYALTSILTLRGELDSQLYVLCAARNAHGARRRQLHFHHANSLMWAKVGPVGAVVAFAILIAIVCYISQTRKKKSVNESSSFVQTENPPVVYSGDLRPSLHKSESKEICSLESH
- the MAG gene encoding myelin-associated glycoprotein isoform X3, with the protein product MTLTMALSLLWVLLEGVAGGHWGAWMPLHISAFEGTCVAVPCRFDFPEELRPATVHGLWYYNSPYPKNYPPVVFKSRTSIVHESFQGRTRLLGDLQTHNCSLLITHLSPELAGKYYFRADLGGYNQYTYSDHSNLEIVNKPTIMVPPVVVEGAEVELRCLVPDNCPEMRPVVTWQGHEELAEQTVQARLEETDGNWTQMSGVRFLPSRRDHGRTLACRVTYTNTTFEFEDRATLDVKYEPHIVEMTDSLEATEGASVVLACTADASPVALLTWAQGAAVLAEEPGTHLELQLYNVTPAHDGIYTCVAENVHGRANRSLGLTVFYAPRPPVINASGVAVEGEPVTIACSTESNPEPILSLLKERRVLATAVYERQLALDLPSVTHEDDGEYWCVAENQYGQQATAFNLTVEFTPIILPESRCTAGRDTVQCICAVKANPEAAVTFELPTRNVSLNESAREVAQTERAGYALTSILTLRGELDSQLYVLCAARNAHGARRRQLHFHHANSLMWAKVGPVGAVVAFAILIAIVCYISQTRKKKSVNESSSFVQTENPPVVYSGDLRPSLHKSEFGWHPASDKRLLSKREGSLDLDVDYANIDFAKLSTKDSYTLTEELAEYAEIRVK